One window of the Methanomassiliicoccaceae archaeon DOK genome contains the following:
- a CDS encoding 30S ribosomal protein S12 translates to MGNGLYTARKMKTDRQKFRWLDRGYKKRVLKLREKSDPLEGSAQARGIVLEKVGIEAKQPNSAIRKCVKVQLIKNGRQITAFAVGDGAINFIDEHDEVMVEGIGGRMGRSYGDIPGVRYKVIKVNNVSLDQMVRGRTDKPVR, encoded by the coding sequence GTGGGAAACGGTCTGTACACCGCAAGGAAAATGAAGACTGACCGCCAGAAGTTCCGCTGGCTGGACAGGGGCTACAAGAAGAGGGTCCTCAAGCTGAGGGAGAAGTCCGATCCGCTCGAGGGATCCGCCCAGGCCCGTGGAATCGTCCTGGAGAAGGTCGGTATCGAGGCCAAGCAGCCCAACTCTGCGATCAGGAAGTGCGTCAAGGTCCAGCTCATCAAGAATGGACGCCAGATCACTGCCTTCGCCGTCGGAGACGGAGCCATCAACTTCATCGACGAGCACGACGAGGTCATGGTCGAGGGTATCGGCGGAAGGATGGGAAGGTCCTACGGAGACATTCCCGGAGTCCGTTACAAAGTCATCAAAGTCAACAACGTCTCCCTGGACCAGATGGTCAGGGGCA
- a CDS encoding aminotransferase class I/II-fold pyridoxal phosphate-dependent enzyme: MERRFSRSAESTMDSFIMGLVEVAARPGMISFATGLPDNTLFDTQALVRAMEEVMSEDPCGALQYDTPTGYIPLRKRIAERCGRVLGFDVGYEDVLMTSGSQVCFDLIGKMFLDHGDVMAVENPGYLGAIQAYSAYSPDFRGVDIDGEGPDLGQLSAAVGDGARLFYSIPNHQNPSGVSYSEDARRGVAEIIGGSGCVLVEDDAYGELGYHGRVGRTMKSMIPDDTILTGSFSKTISPGMRVGWMVVPEWMRKKAGRSLEACCLQSNTFCQRVIDRFMADVDYDSYLDVLRRGYARKKQVFMDAMEDCLPDTVSWNDPEGGMFVWLRTPEGTDAMRLYERALEGKLVVMPGHPFHVRGGANTIRLNFATPSDEQIADGMRVLGAACRDLYS, from the coding sequence ATGGAGCGCAGGTTCTCACGCTCGGCGGAGTCCACCATGGACTCGTTCATCATGGGCCTCGTGGAGGTCGCGGCCCGGCCCGGGATGATCTCGTTCGCCACGGGTCTCCCGGACAACACGCTGTTCGACACCCAGGCGCTCGTCAGGGCGATGGAGGAGGTCATGTCCGAGGACCCCTGCGGGGCGCTGCAGTACGACACGCCCACGGGATACATCCCCCTGAGGAAGCGCATCGCGGAGAGGTGCGGCAGGGTCCTCGGGTTCGACGTCGGGTACGAGGATGTGCTGATGACCAGCGGCTCCCAGGTGTGCTTCGACCTCATCGGGAAGATGTTCCTGGACCACGGCGACGTGATGGCCGTGGAGAACCCCGGCTACCTGGGCGCGATACAGGCCTACTCCGCCTACTCGCCCGACTTCCGCGGCGTCGACATCGACGGCGAAGGCCCCGACCTGGGCCAGCTGTCCGCCGCGGTGGGGGACGGCGCCAGGCTGTTCTACTCGATCCCCAACCACCAGAACCCGTCGGGGGTCAGCTACTCCGAGGACGCCAGGAGGGGCGTCGCCGAGATCATAGGCGGGTCGGGGTGCGTCCTAGTGGAGGACGACGCCTACGGCGAGCTGGGATACCACGGGAGGGTCGGCAGGACCATGAAGTCCATGATCCCCGACGACACCATCCTGACCGGGTCCTTCTCCAAGACTATATCGCCCGGCATGAGGGTCGGCTGGATGGTGGTCCCGGAGTGGATGAGGAAGAAGGCGGGGAGGTCCCTGGAGGCATGCTGCCTCCAGTCCAACACCTTCTGCCAGAGGGTCATCGACAGGTTCATGGCCGACGTCGACTACGACTCGTACCTGGACGTCCTCCGCAGGGGCTACGCCCGCAAGAAGCAGGTCTTCATGGACGCCATGGAGGACTGCCTCCCGGACACCGTGTCCTGGAACGACCCGGAGGGCGGGATGTTCGTCTGGCTCAGGACCCCCGAGGGGACCGATGCGATGAGGCTCTACGAGAGGGCCCTGGAGGGCAAGCTCGTGGTCATGCCGGGGCACCCGTTCCACGTGAGGGGCGGAGCCAACACGATCAGGCTGAACTTCGCCACCCCGTCTGACGAGCAGATCGCGGACGGCATGAGGGTGCTCGGGGCCGCATGCAGGGACCTATATAGTTAA